A section of the Corvus hawaiiensis isolate bCorHaw1 chromosome 16, bCorHaw1.pri.cur, whole genome shotgun sequence genome encodes:
- the BRAT1 gene encoding BRCA1-associated ATM activator 1 isoform X4 → MSDPQSRFVARARRRFAMTRECALLLPGVCAALADPRQPGLDDTCLEKLLDWFRSLTWFDPTVELLQDNPCLTELITSVLALPDPSPSILSFTLQLAGILASSESRFQHLQEKLLGRLFGQEGPRGGAAWEDASVRSGWVKGVHSMVHHQPALHFLCSTGGMDVIFALQGDPSLFVASAASQLLVHILTFSLESETLKALSAKDCDWPVCAQMIVKHIEESLQSSSASHIEQSLKLLNSLFSSYFGSCYAAWTEVLWLDVAKQIESFLLEETVQAQPVLANLLLNVARSPVFCGSEGSFWALITSALEHLTPVQAGPLAVGLLKLCKCPQDVRIQALTVLLQPMDCILRAASQPLEYAGTVVTEKLEACLPVFQVSGADKTGGKRVGEVKEGSSVCGLLDESVSDPVTVESLLSSKTSCAGLLCQTLAHLEKLLSLKHLRVDLPCASLLRSLMTILQFCNGFLSPASPLGRTISQNLINCFRVQKSALDVLAALSEKKDCDTLIGSLFDVLLAYLHSPNTSPTVLKKTFQATSKWLVHLQELSCSNSQWQQTEKILEEVLRLTENLLEDPESYVRASAVTAVGHLAFITCFAPESPATGNLYNKENTVAKLQEILSTDSEGFPRRAVISIFTTWLREGCTGQPEDTEQFVSRVIQTVEHDLDWEVRLGGLELVEVFCSQTICQLSQCPYAPVYSAVTSSTPQNELLQVFCRAKLFGFLFRSLCDCDKPVGQRACDVLIGLRGHFYPMSTLENPQEIEDSPAGRGIAWLQRTLRQGSLAQNFPTDGGDGVDFQDPESMMLALGAIDLLELHDELNKSSDHVEESPQSLLQDILATVGTIEDNEVDCY, encoded by the exons atGTCCGACCCCCAATCCCGGTTCGTGGCCCGGGCTCGCCGCCGCTTCGCCATGACCCGCGAGTGCGCCCTGTTGCTGCCCGGCGTCTGCGCTGCCCTGGCCGACCCGCGGCAGCCCGGCCTCGACGACACCTGCCTGGAGAAACTGCTGGACTGGTTCCGCAGCCTGACGTGGTTCG ATCCGactgtggagctgctgcaggacaacccGTGTCTGACAGAGCTCATCACCTCCGTGCTGGCCCTGCCGGatcccagccccagcatccTGTCCTTTACCCTGCAGTTAGCTGGGATCCTCGCCTCTTCTGAAAGCCGTTTCCAGCACCTGCAG gagaagctgctggggaGGCTCTTTGGCCAGGAGGGGCCGCGGGGCGGTGCGGCGTGGGAGGACGCGTCGGTGCGCAGCGGCTGGGTGAAGGGTGTGCACAGCATGGTGCACCACCAGCCTGCCCTGCACTTCCTCTGCTCCACGG GAGGCATGGATGTGATCTTCGCTCTGCAAGGGGATCCCAGCCTGTTTGTGGCTTcagctgccagccagctcctggtGCACATACTCACCTTCTCCCTAGAGTCTGAAACATTGAAAGCTCTCAGTGCAAAGGACTGTGACTGGCCAGTATGTGCCCAGATGATTGTAAAGCACATAGAAGAGTCACTTCagtccagctctgcctctcacATCGAGCAGTCACTGAAGCTGTTGAACAGTTTGTTCAGCAGCTATTTTGGCAGTTGTTATGCTGCATGGACTGAAGTCCTTTGGTTAGACGTAGCAAAGCAAATCGAATCCTTTCTGCTGGAGGAGACTGTTCAAGCACAGCCCGTGCTGGCCAATCTTTTGCTTAACGTGGCACG GTCACCTGTGTTTTGTGGCTCTGAAGGCAGCTTTTGGGCATTAATAACTTCTGCTCTGGAACACTTAACCCCAGTACAAGCAggtcctctggcagtgggacTTCTGAAGCTCTGCAAATG CCCACAAGATGTCAGGATTCAGGCACTGACTGTTCTGCTTCAGCCAATGGACTGTATTTTGAGAGCAGCCTCCCAGCCTCTGGAATATGCAGGTACAGTTGTGACAGAAAAGTTAGAGGCCTGCTTGCCAGTGTTTCAAGTGTCTGGTGCAGAcaaaactggaggaaaaagagTAGGAGAAGTCAAGGAGGGTAGCAGTGTTTGTG GTTTGCTGGATGAGTCTGTTAGTGATCCTGTCACTGTTGAAAGTCTTCTGTCCTCCAAGACATCTTGTGCTGGTCTCCTATGTCAGACCcttgctcacctggagaagctgctgtctCTG AAACATTTAAGAGTGGATTTACCCTGTGCGTCCTTGCTGCGCTCTCTCATGACAATTTTACAGTTCTGCAATGGCTTCTTGAGCCCAGCTTCTCCTCTGGGAAGAACAATAAGCCAGAATTTGATCAATTGCTTCAGAGTGCAAAAGTCAGCTCTTGATGTCCTTGCGGCACTCTCAGAGAAGAAAG aCTGTGACACCCTCATAGGAAGTCTATTTGATGTTCTTCTGGCATATCTGCACAGTCCAAACACCAGCCCTACT GTTCTAAAGAAAACCTTTCAAGCTACATCCAAGTGGTTGGTGCACTTGCAGGAACTGTCCTGCTCCAACAGTCAGTGGCAACAAACTGAGAAGATTTTGGAAG AGGTGCTAAGGCTCACAGAAAACCTGCTGGAGGATCCAGAGAGCTACGTGCGAGCGAGTGCTGTGACTGCGGTGGGACACCTGGCCTTCATCACTTGCTTTGCTCCAGAGTCACCTGCCACAGGCAATCTGTATAACAAAGAG AACACTGTAGCAAAGCTTCAGGAAATCTTGTCAACAGACTCAGAGGGCTTTCCTAGGAGGGCTGTGATCAGCATCTTCACCACGTGGCTGAGAGAAGGCTGCACGGGTCAGCCTGAGGATACAGAGCAGTTTGTCTCTAGAGTCATCCAGACCGTGGAGCATGACTTAGACTGGGAAGTCAGACTTGGTGGTTTGGAACTGGTTGAAGTTTTCTGTAGTCAGACCATTTGCCAGCTTTCCCAATGTCCCTATGCTCCTGTCTACTCTGCAGTCACAAGTTCCACCCCTCAGaatgagctgctgcaggtgttTTGTCGAGCAaagctgtttgggtttttgtttcgATCTTTGTGTGACTGTGACAAACCCGTGGGGCAGAGAGCCTGTGATGTGCTGATTGGCTTAAGAGGTCATTTCTACCCCATGAGTACTTTGGAGAATCCACAGGAGATTGAAGATTCACCTGCAGGACGTGGCATTGCCTGGTTACAGAGGACACTAAGACAGGGTTCTCTGGCCCAGAACTTCCCCACGGATGGTGGTGATGGGGTGGATTTCCAAGACCCAGAGAGCATGATGTTAGCTTTGGGTGCAATAGACTTACTGGAGCTACATGATGAGCTAAATAAAAGTAGTGACCATGTGGAAGAAAGCCCTCAGTCTCTCTTACAGGACATCCTTGCTACTGTGGGGACCATAGAGGATAATGAAGTTGACTGTTACTGA
- the BRAT1 gene encoding BRCA1-associated ATM activator 1 isoform X2, translated as MSDPQSRFVARARRRFAMTRECALLLPGVCAALADPRQPGLDDTCLEKLLDWFRSLTWFDPTVELLQDNPCLTELITSVLALPDPSPSILSFTLQLAGILASSESRFQHLQEKLLGRLFGQEGPRGGAAWEDASVRSGWVKGVHSMVHHQPALHFLCSTGGMDVIFALQGDPSLFVASAASQLLVHILTFSLESETLKALSAKDCDWPVCAQMIVKHIEESLQSSSASHIEQSLKLLNSLFSSYFGSCYAAWTEVLWLDVAKQIESFLLEETVQAQPVLANLLLNVARSPVFCGSEGSFWALITSALEHLTPVQAGPLAVGLLKLCKCPQDVRIQALTVLLQPMDCILRAASQPLEYAGTVVTEKLEACLPVFQVSGADKTGGKRVGEVKEGSSVCGLLDESVSDPVTVESLLSSKTSCAGLLCQTLAHLEKLLSLKHLRVDLPCASLLRSLMTILQFCNGFLSPASPLGRTISQNLINCFRVQKSALDVLAALSEKKDCDTLIGSLFDVLLAYLHSPNTSPTVLKKTFQATSKWLVHLQELSCSNSQWQQTEKILEDVFLVLQKHLCSPCWEVRDSSLEFLTAMVKCLREVLRLTENLLEDPESYVRASAVTAVGHLAFITCFAPESPATGNLYNKENTVAKLQEILSTDSEGFPRRAVISIFTTWLREGCTGQPEDTEQFVSRVIQTVEHDLDWEVRLGGLELVEVFCSQTICQLSQCPYAPVYSAVTSSTPQNELLQVFCRAKLFGFLFRSLCDCDKPVGQRACDVLIGLRGHFYPMSTLENPQEIEDSPAGRGIAWLQRTLRQGSLAQNFPTDGGDGVDFQDPESMMLALGAIDLLELHDELNKSSDHVEESPQSLLQDILATVGTIEDNEVDCY; from the exons atGTCCGACCCCCAATCCCGGTTCGTGGCCCGGGCTCGCCGCCGCTTCGCCATGACCCGCGAGTGCGCCCTGTTGCTGCCCGGCGTCTGCGCTGCCCTGGCCGACCCGCGGCAGCCCGGCCTCGACGACACCTGCCTGGAGAAACTGCTGGACTGGTTCCGCAGCCTGACGTGGTTCG ATCCGactgtggagctgctgcaggacaacccGTGTCTGACAGAGCTCATCACCTCCGTGCTGGCCCTGCCGGatcccagccccagcatccTGTCCTTTACCCTGCAGTTAGCTGGGATCCTCGCCTCTTCTGAAAGCCGTTTCCAGCACCTGCAG gagaagctgctggggaGGCTCTTTGGCCAGGAGGGGCCGCGGGGCGGTGCGGCGTGGGAGGACGCGTCGGTGCGCAGCGGCTGGGTGAAGGGTGTGCACAGCATGGTGCACCACCAGCCTGCCCTGCACTTCCTCTGCTCCACGG GAGGCATGGATGTGATCTTCGCTCTGCAAGGGGATCCCAGCCTGTTTGTGGCTTcagctgccagccagctcctggtGCACATACTCACCTTCTCCCTAGAGTCTGAAACATTGAAAGCTCTCAGTGCAAAGGACTGTGACTGGCCAGTATGTGCCCAGATGATTGTAAAGCACATAGAAGAGTCACTTCagtccagctctgcctctcacATCGAGCAGTCACTGAAGCTGTTGAACAGTTTGTTCAGCAGCTATTTTGGCAGTTGTTATGCTGCATGGACTGAAGTCCTTTGGTTAGACGTAGCAAAGCAAATCGAATCCTTTCTGCTGGAGGAGACTGTTCAAGCACAGCCCGTGCTGGCCAATCTTTTGCTTAACGTGGCACG GTCACCTGTGTTTTGTGGCTCTGAAGGCAGCTTTTGGGCATTAATAACTTCTGCTCTGGAACACTTAACCCCAGTACAAGCAggtcctctggcagtgggacTTCTGAAGCTCTGCAAATG CCCACAAGATGTCAGGATTCAGGCACTGACTGTTCTGCTTCAGCCAATGGACTGTATTTTGAGAGCAGCCTCCCAGCCTCTGGAATATGCAGGTACAGTTGTGACAGAAAAGTTAGAGGCCTGCTTGCCAGTGTTTCAAGTGTCTGGTGCAGAcaaaactggaggaaaaagagTAGGAGAAGTCAAGGAGGGTAGCAGTGTTTGTG GTTTGCTGGATGAGTCTGTTAGTGATCCTGTCACTGTTGAAAGTCTTCTGTCCTCCAAGACATCTTGTGCTGGTCTCCTATGTCAGACCcttgctcacctggagaagctgctgtctCTG AAACATTTAAGAGTGGATTTACCCTGTGCGTCCTTGCTGCGCTCTCTCATGACAATTTTACAGTTCTGCAATGGCTTCTTGAGCCCAGCTTCTCCTCTGGGAAGAACAATAAGCCAGAATTTGATCAATTGCTTCAGAGTGCAAAAGTCAGCTCTTGATGTCCTTGCGGCACTCTCAGAGAAGAAAG aCTGTGACACCCTCATAGGAAGTCTATTTGATGTTCTTCTGGCATATCTGCACAGTCCAAACACCAGCCCTACT GTTCTAAAGAAAACCTTTCAAGCTACATCCAAGTGGTTGGTGCACTTGCAGGAACTGTCCTGCTCCAACAGTCAGTGGCAACAAACTGAGAAGATTTTGGAAG ATGTGTTTCTGGTGCTGCAGAAGCATTTGTGCAGTCCTTGCTGGGAAGTAAGAGATTCTTCCCTGGAATTCCTCACTGCCATGGTTAAATGCTTGAGAG AGGTGCTAAGGCTCACAGAAAACCTGCTGGAGGATCCAGAGAGCTACGTGCGAGCGAGTGCTGTGACTGCGGTGGGACACCTGGCCTTCATCACTTGCTTTGCTCCAGAGTCACCTGCCACAGGCAATCTGTATAACAAAGAG AACACTGTAGCAAAGCTTCAGGAAATCTTGTCAACAGACTCAGAGGGCTTTCCTAGGAGGGCTGTGATCAGCATCTTCACCACGTGGCTGAGAGAAGGCTGCACGGGTCAGCCTGAGGATACAGAGCAGTTTGTCTCTAGAGTCATCCAGACCGTGGAGCATGACTTAGACTGGGAAGTCAGACTTGGTGGTTTGGAACTGGTTGAAGTTTTCTGTAGTCAGACCATTTGCCAGCTTTCCCAATGTCCCTATGCTCCTGTCTACTCTGCAGTCACAAGTTCCACCCCTCAGaatgagctgctgcaggtgttTTGTCGAGCAaagctgtttgggtttttgtttcgATCTTTGTGTGACTGTGACAAACCCGTGGGGCAGAGAGCCTGTGATGTGCTGATTGGCTTAAGAGGTCATTTCTACCCCATGAGTACTTTGGAGAATCCACAGGAGATTGAAGATTCACCTGCAGGACGTGGCATTGCCTGGTTACAGAGGACACTAAGACAGGGTTCTCTGGCCCAGAACTTCCCCACGGATGGTGGTGATGGGGTGGATTTCCAAGACCCAGAGAGCATGATGTTAGCTTTGGGTGCAATAGACTTACTGGAGCTACATGATGAGCTAAATAAAAGTAGTGACCATGTGGAAGAAAGCCCTCAGTCTCTCTTACAGGACATCCTTGCTACTGTGGGGACCATAGAGGATAATGAAGTTGACTGTTACTGA
- the BRAT1 gene encoding BRCA1-associated ATM activator 1 isoform X1 produces MSDPQSRFVARARRRFAMTRECALLLPGVCAALADPRQPGLDDTCLEKLLDWFRSLTWFDPTVELLQDNPCLTELITSVLALPDPSPSILSFTLQLAGILASSESRFQHLQEKLLGRLFGQEGPRGGAAWEDASVRSGWVKGVHSMVHHQPALHFLCSTGGMDVIFALQGDPSLFVASAASQLLVHILTFSLESETLKALSAKDCDWPVCAQMIVKHIEESLQSSSASHIEQSLKLLNSLFSSYFGSCYAAWTEVLWLDVAKQIESFLLEETVQAQPVLANLLLNVARSPVFCGSEGSFWALITSALEHLTPVQAGPLAVGLLKLCKCPQDVRIQALTVLLQPMDCILRAASQPLEYAGTVVTEKLEACLPVFQVSGADKTGGKRVGEVKEGSSVCGLLDESVSDPVTVESLLSSKTSCAGLLCQTLAHLEKLLSLKHLRVDLPCASLLRSLMTILQFCNGFLSPASPLGRTISQNLINCFRVQKSALDVLAALSEKKDCDTLIGSLFDVLLAYLHSPNTSPTVLKKTFQATSKWLVHLQELSCSNSQWQQTEKILEDVFLVLQKHLCSPCWEVRDSSLEFLTAMVKCLRDQKEFKQCLLSPEVLRLTENLLEDPESYVRASAVTAVGHLAFITCFAPESPATGNLYNKENTVAKLQEILSTDSEGFPRRAVISIFTTWLREGCTGQPEDTEQFVSRVIQTVEHDLDWEVRLGGLELVEVFCSQTICQLSQCPYAPVYSAVTSSTPQNELLQVFCRAKLFGFLFRSLCDCDKPVGQRACDVLIGLRGHFYPMSTLENPQEIEDSPAGRGIAWLQRTLRQGSLAQNFPTDGGDGVDFQDPESMMLALGAIDLLELHDELNKSSDHVEESPQSLLQDILATVGTIEDNEVDCY; encoded by the exons atGTCCGACCCCCAATCCCGGTTCGTGGCCCGGGCTCGCCGCCGCTTCGCCATGACCCGCGAGTGCGCCCTGTTGCTGCCCGGCGTCTGCGCTGCCCTGGCCGACCCGCGGCAGCCCGGCCTCGACGACACCTGCCTGGAGAAACTGCTGGACTGGTTCCGCAGCCTGACGTGGTTCG ATCCGactgtggagctgctgcaggacaacccGTGTCTGACAGAGCTCATCACCTCCGTGCTGGCCCTGCCGGatcccagccccagcatccTGTCCTTTACCCTGCAGTTAGCTGGGATCCTCGCCTCTTCTGAAAGCCGTTTCCAGCACCTGCAG gagaagctgctggggaGGCTCTTTGGCCAGGAGGGGCCGCGGGGCGGTGCGGCGTGGGAGGACGCGTCGGTGCGCAGCGGCTGGGTGAAGGGTGTGCACAGCATGGTGCACCACCAGCCTGCCCTGCACTTCCTCTGCTCCACGG GAGGCATGGATGTGATCTTCGCTCTGCAAGGGGATCCCAGCCTGTTTGTGGCTTcagctgccagccagctcctggtGCACATACTCACCTTCTCCCTAGAGTCTGAAACATTGAAAGCTCTCAGTGCAAAGGACTGTGACTGGCCAGTATGTGCCCAGATGATTGTAAAGCACATAGAAGAGTCACTTCagtccagctctgcctctcacATCGAGCAGTCACTGAAGCTGTTGAACAGTTTGTTCAGCAGCTATTTTGGCAGTTGTTATGCTGCATGGACTGAAGTCCTTTGGTTAGACGTAGCAAAGCAAATCGAATCCTTTCTGCTGGAGGAGACTGTTCAAGCACAGCCCGTGCTGGCCAATCTTTTGCTTAACGTGGCACG GTCACCTGTGTTTTGTGGCTCTGAAGGCAGCTTTTGGGCATTAATAACTTCTGCTCTGGAACACTTAACCCCAGTACAAGCAggtcctctggcagtgggacTTCTGAAGCTCTGCAAATG CCCACAAGATGTCAGGATTCAGGCACTGACTGTTCTGCTTCAGCCAATGGACTGTATTTTGAGAGCAGCCTCCCAGCCTCTGGAATATGCAGGTACAGTTGTGACAGAAAAGTTAGAGGCCTGCTTGCCAGTGTTTCAAGTGTCTGGTGCAGAcaaaactggaggaaaaagagTAGGAGAAGTCAAGGAGGGTAGCAGTGTTTGTG GTTTGCTGGATGAGTCTGTTAGTGATCCTGTCACTGTTGAAAGTCTTCTGTCCTCCAAGACATCTTGTGCTGGTCTCCTATGTCAGACCcttgctcacctggagaagctgctgtctCTG AAACATTTAAGAGTGGATTTACCCTGTGCGTCCTTGCTGCGCTCTCTCATGACAATTTTACAGTTCTGCAATGGCTTCTTGAGCCCAGCTTCTCCTCTGGGAAGAACAATAAGCCAGAATTTGATCAATTGCTTCAGAGTGCAAAAGTCAGCTCTTGATGTCCTTGCGGCACTCTCAGAGAAGAAAG aCTGTGACACCCTCATAGGAAGTCTATTTGATGTTCTTCTGGCATATCTGCACAGTCCAAACACCAGCCCTACT GTTCTAAAGAAAACCTTTCAAGCTACATCCAAGTGGTTGGTGCACTTGCAGGAACTGTCCTGCTCCAACAGTCAGTGGCAACAAACTGAGAAGATTTTGGAAG ATGTGTTTCTGGTGCTGCAGAAGCATTTGTGCAGTCCTTGCTGGGAAGTAAGAGATTCTTCCCTGGAATTCCTCACTGCCATGGTTAAATGCTTGAGAG ACCAGAAGGAGTTCAAGCAGTGTCTCCTGTCCCCAGAGGTGCTAAGGCTCACAGAAAACCTGCTGGAGGATCCAGAGAGCTACGTGCGAGCGAGTGCTGTGACTGCGGTGGGACACCTGGCCTTCATCACTTGCTTTGCTCCAGAGTCACCTGCCACAGGCAATCTGTATAACAAAGAG AACACTGTAGCAAAGCTTCAGGAAATCTTGTCAACAGACTCAGAGGGCTTTCCTAGGAGGGCTGTGATCAGCATCTTCACCACGTGGCTGAGAGAAGGCTGCACGGGTCAGCCTGAGGATACAGAGCAGTTTGTCTCTAGAGTCATCCAGACCGTGGAGCATGACTTAGACTGGGAAGTCAGACTTGGTGGTTTGGAACTGGTTGAAGTTTTCTGTAGTCAGACCATTTGCCAGCTTTCCCAATGTCCCTATGCTCCTGTCTACTCTGCAGTCACAAGTTCCACCCCTCAGaatgagctgctgcaggtgttTTGTCGAGCAaagctgtttgggtttttgtttcgATCTTTGTGTGACTGTGACAAACCCGTGGGGCAGAGAGCCTGTGATGTGCTGATTGGCTTAAGAGGTCATTTCTACCCCATGAGTACTTTGGAGAATCCACAGGAGATTGAAGATTCACCTGCAGGACGTGGCATTGCCTGGTTACAGAGGACACTAAGACAGGGTTCTCTGGCCCAGAACTTCCCCACGGATGGTGGTGATGGGGTGGATTTCCAAGACCCAGAGAGCATGATGTTAGCTTTGGGTGCAATAGACTTACTGGAGCTACATGATGAGCTAAATAAAAGTAGTGACCATGTGGAAGAAAGCCCTCAGTCTCTCTTACAGGACATCCTTGCTACTGTGGGGACCATAGAGGATAATGAAGTTGACTGTTACTGA
- the BRAT1 gene encoding BRCA1-associated ATM activator 1 isoform X3 → MSDPQSRFVARARRRFAMTRECALLLPGVCAALADPRQPGLDDTCLEKLLDWFRSLTWFDPTVELLQDNPCLTELITSVLALPDPSPSILSFTLQLAGILASSESRFQHLQEKLLGRLFGQEGPRGGAAWEDASVRSGWVKGVHSMVHHQPALHFLCSTGGMDVIFALQGDPSLFVASAASQLLVHILTFSLESETLKALSAKDCDWPVCAQMIVKHIEESLQSSSASHIEQSLKLLNSLFSSYFGSCYAAWTEVLWLDVAKQIESFLLEETVQAQPVLANLLLNVARSPVFCGSEGSFWALITSALEHLTPVQAGPLAVGLLKLCKCPQDVRIQALTVLLQPMDCILRAASQPLEYAGLLDESVSDPVTVESLLSSKTSCAGLLCQTLAHLEKLLSLKHLRVDLPCASLLRSLMTILQFCNGFLSPASPLGRTISQNLINCFRVQKSALDVLAALSEKKDCDTLIGSLFDVLLAYLHSPNTSPTVLKKTFQATSKWLVHLQELSCSNSQWQQTEKILEDVFLVLQKHLCSPCWEVRDSSLEFLTAMVKCLRDQKEFKQCLLSPEVLRLTENLLEDPESYVRASAVTAVGHLAFITCFAPESPATGNLYNKENTVAKLQEILSTDSEGFPRRAVISIFTTWLREGCTGQPEDTEQFVSRVIQTVEHDLDWEVRLGGLELVEVFCSQTICQLSQCPYAPVYSAVTSSTPQNELLQVFCRAKLFGFLFRSLCDCDKPVGQRACDVLIGLRGHFYPMSTLENPQEIEDSPAGRGIAWLQRTLRQGSLAQNFPTDGGDGVDFQDPESMMLALGAIDLLELHDELNKSSDHVEESPQSLLQDILATVGTIEDNEVDCY, encoded by the exons atGTCCGACCCCCAATCCCGGTTCGTGGCCCGGGCTCGCCGCCGCTTCGCCATGACCCGCGAGTGCGCCCTGTTGCTGCCCGGCGTCTGCGCTGCCCTGGCCGACCCGCGGCAGCCCGGCCTCGACGACACCTGCCTGGAGAAACTGCTGGACTGGTTCCGCAGCCTGACGTGGTTCG ATCCGactgtggagctgctgcaggacaacccGTGTCTGACAGAGCTCATCACCTCCGTGCTGGCCCTGCCGGatcccagccccagcatccTGTCCTTTACCCTGCAGTTAGCTGGGATCCTCGCCTCTTCTGAAAGCCGTTTCCAGCACCTGCAG gagaagctgctggggaGGCTCTTTGGCCAGGAGGGGCCGCGGGGCGGTGCGGCGTGGGAGGACGCGTCGGTGCGCAGCGGCTGGGTGAAGGGTGTGCACAGCATGGTGCACCACCAGCCTGCCCTGCACTTCCTCTGCTCCACGG GAGGCATGGATGTGATCTTCGCTCTGCAAGGGGATCCCAGCCTGTTTGTGGCTTcagctgccagccagctcctggtGCACATACTCACCTTCTCCCTAGAGTCTGAAACATTGAAAGCTCTCAGTGCAAAGGACTGTGACTGGCCAGTATGTGCCCAGATGATTGTAAAGCACATAGAAGAGTCACTTCagtccagctctgcctctcacATCGAGCAGTCACTGAAGCTGTTGAACAGTTTGTTCAGCAGCTATTTTGGCAGTTGTTATGCTGCATGGACTGAAGTCCTTTGGTTAGACGTAGCAAAGCAAATCGAATCCTTTCTGCTGGAGGAGACTGTTCAAGCACAGCCCGTGCTGGCCAATCTTTTGCTTAACGTGGCACG GTCACCTGTGTTTTGTGGCTCTGAAGGCAGCTTTTGGGCATTAATAACTTCTGCTCTGGAACACTTAACCCCAGTACAAGCAggtcctctggcagtgggacTTCTGAAGCTCTGCAAATG CCCACAAGATGTCAGGATTCAGGCACTGACTGTTCTGCTTCAGCCAATGGACTGTATTTTGAGAGCAGCCTCCCAGCCTCTGGAATATGCAG GTTTGCTGGATGAGTCTGTTAGTGATCCTGTCACTGTTGAAAGTCTTCTGTCCTCCAAGACATCTTGTGCTGGTCTCCTATGTCAGACCcttgctcacctggagaagctgctgtctCTG AAACATTTAAGAGTGGATTTACCCTGTGCGTCCTTGCTGCGCTCTCTCATGACAATTTTACAGTTCTGCAATGGCTTCTTGAGCCCAGCTTCTCCTCTGGGAAGAACAATAAGCCAGAATTTGATCAATTGCTTCAGAGTGCAAAAGTCAGCTCTTGATGTCCTTGCGGCACTCTCAGAGAAGAAAG aCTGTGACACCCTCATAGGAAGTCTATTTGATGTTCTTCTGGCATATCTGCACAGTCCAAACACCAGCCCTACT GTTCTAAAGAAAACCTTTCAAGCTACATCCAAGTGGTTGGTGCACTTGCAGGAACTGTCCTGCTCCAACAGTCAGTGGCAACAAACTGAGAAGATTTTGGAAG ATGTGTTTCTGGTGCTGCAGAAGCATTTGTGCAGTCCTTGCTGGGAAGTAAGAGATTCTTCCCTGGAATTCCTCACTGCCATGGTTAAATGCTTGAGAG ACCAGAAGGAGTTCAAGCAGTGTCTCCTGTCCCCAGAGGTGCTAAGGCTCACAGAAAACCTGCTGGAGGATCCAGAGAGCTACGTGCGAGCGAGTGCTGTGACTGCGGTGGGACACCTGGCCTTCATCACTTGCTTTGCTCCAGAGTCACCTGCCACAGGCAATCTGTATAACAAAGAG AACACTGTAGCAAAGCTTCAGGAAATCTTGTCAACAGACTCAGAGGGCTTTCCTAGGAGGGCTGTGATCAGCATCTTCACCACGTGGCTGAGAGAAGGCTGCACGGGTCAGCCTGAGGATACAGAGCAGTTTGTCTCTAGAGTCATCCAGACCGTGGAGCATGACTTAGACTGGGAAGTCAGACTTGGTGGTTTGGAACTGGTTGAAGTTTTCTGTAGTCAGACCATTTGCCAGCTTTCCCAATGTCCCTATGCTCCTGTCTACTCTGCAGTCACAAGTTCCACCCCTCAGaatgagctgctgcaggtgttTTGTCGAGCAaagctgtttgggtttttgtttcgATCTTTGTGTGACTGTGACAAACCCGTGGGGCAGAGAGCCTGTGATGTGCTGATTGGCTTAAGAGGTCATTTCTACCCCATGAGTACTTTGGAGAATCCACAGGAGATTGAAGATTCACCTGCAGGACGTGGCATTGCCTGGTTACAGAGGACACTAAGACAGGGTTCTCTGGCCCAGAACTTCCCCACGGATGGTGGTGATGGGGTGGATTTCCAAGACCCAGAGAGCATGATGTTAGCTTTGGGTGCAATAGACTTACTGGAGCTACATGATGAGCTAAATAAAAGTAGTGACCATGTGGAAGAAAGCCCTCAGTCTCTCTTACAGGACATCCTTGCTACTGTGGGGACCATAGAGGATAATGAAGTTGACTGTTACTGA